In Topomyia yanbarensis strain Yona2022 chromosome 2, ASM3024719v1, whole genome shotgun sequence, one DNA window encodes the following:
- the LOC131681985 gene encoding voltage-dependent anion-selective channel-like: protein MAPPAYSDLGKQARDVFNKGYHFGLWKLDVKTKTSSGVEFNTSGHSNQDNGKVFGSLETKYKVKEYGLNFSEKWNTDNTLTSEVSIENQLVNGLKLSFDGSFAPQTGSKTGRFKTAYSHDKVRVDADVNVDLAGPLVNASGVFGYQGWLAGYQVAFDSQKSKVTANNFALGYSTGDFILHTNVNDGREFGGLIYQRCNDRLETGVQLSWATGSNATRFGLAAKYDLDKDASVRAKVNNQSQIGLGYQQKLRDGITLTLSTMIDGKSFNTGGHKIGVALELEA, encoded by the exons ATGGCTCCACCAGCATACTCAGATCTTGGAAAACAGGCTCGCGATGTTTTCAACAAGGGTTACCACTTTGGCCTGTGGAAGTTGGATGTTAAGACCAAGACCAGCTCTGGAGTAGAGTTCAATACCAGTGGTCACTCGAACCAGGACAATGGCAAAGTATTCGGTTCTCTTGAGACCAAATACAAGGTCAAGGAGTACGGTTTGAACTTTTCTGAGAAGTGGAATACTGACAACACGCTTACCTCGGAGGTATCCATTGAAAATCAACTGGTCAATGGACTGAAACTGTCGTTCGATGGTTCATTTGCACCGCAAACCGG AAGTAAAACCGGACGATTCAAGACTGCCTACTCGCACGATAAAGTTCGCGTTGATGCCGATGTGAACGTCGATCTCGCTGGTCCGCTGGTAAACGCATCCGGTGTGTTCGGTTACCAGGGCTGGCTTGCCGGCTACCAGGTTGCATTTGACTCGCAGAAATCCAAGGTTACCGCCAATAACTTTGCCCTTGGCTACTCCACCGGCGACTTCATTCTGCACACGAATGT CAACGACGGCCGTGAATTTGGCGGTCTGATCTACCAGCGATGCAATGATCGCCTGGAGACCGGTGTACAGCTGTCGTGGGCCACTGGCTCAAATGCGACCCGATTCGGTCTTGCTGCGAAGTACGATCTGGACAAGGACGCAAGTGTCCGCGCTAAGGTCAACAATCAGAGTCAGATTGGTCTTGGTTATCAGCAGAAGCTGCGTGACG GTATCACTTTGACACTGTCCACGATGATCGACGGCAAGAGCTTCAATACTGGCGGACACAAGATCGGTGTCGCTCTGGAACTGGAAGCCTAA
- the LOC131681988 gene encoding alpha-(1,3)-fucosyltransferase 10, producing MWMGRHHNGKILITGYMLIMIISIYIYHKYAKPYKTEYTVIVWWNPYDTQIEYHRKCGYVECRFTSDRVAANDPFFKGYLFHGTNISISDLPFRKKEVYWSLYYDSSPKNVPFLLRDLDLFNFTSTFSRYSDIPLTLQSFISLEELIDYKKMYSFGIKTALQRKQKLAPVLYIESHCETLTGRELYVTELGKYISIDSYGTCLKNKSFPNEITNNYKNTNDIKNFYDFVSKYKFTIIYQDLACDDYITDNFWKSLTLGVIPIYFGAPNIRNYFPNPNSVILIDDFKKPADLAEFLTRVSNNEDLYISFLLHKTADIYPIANQLLVDHIYKDDIYYVKNRKTRSIASFECYVCEKITERYKQKAEQRELYCKIPHFPPGNVTSNAMQRVSTFLERMELDSKRVRKLIT from the exons ATGTGGATGGGGCGACATCATAACGGCAAAATTCTGATAACAGGCTATATGCTAATTATGATTATAAGTATATAT ATATATCATAAGTACGCTAAGCCATATAAGACTGAATACACCGTGATCGTTTGGTGGAATCCATATGATACGCAAATAGAATATCATCGGAAATGTGGCTATGTAGAGTGTCGATTTACCAGTGATCGGGTGGCTGCTAATGATCCTTTTTTTAAA GGCTACTTATTCCATGGAACTAATATATCAATTTCAGATCTGCCTTTTCGCAAAAAAGAAGTATATTGGTCTCTATACTATGATTCTTCCCCCAAAAACGTTCCGTTTCTATTGCGTGATTTGGACTTGTTCAATTTCACTTCAACTTTTAGCCGGTATAGCGATATCCCACTTACGCTACAATCGTTCATTAGCTTAGAAGAGCTTATAGACTACAAAAAAATGTACTCATTTGGGATCAAAACAGCACTTCAACGCAAACAGAAATTGGCACCCGTCCTATACATTGAATCTCATTGCGAGACATTAACAGGTCGTGAACTATATGTCACCGAACTTGGAAAGTACATTTCAATTGATTCATATGGAACCTGCTTGAAGAATAAATCATTTCCAAATGAAATTACGAATAACTACAAGAATACCAATGATATCAAgaatttttatgattttgtgtcTAAATACaaatttacaataatttaccaGGATTTAGCGTGTGACGACTACATTACCGATAACTTTTGGAAATCACTCACACTTGGTGTCATACCAATTTACTTCGGAGCACCAAACATCAGA AACTACTTTCCTAATCCAAATTCAGTGATCTTAATAGACGATTTCAAGAAACCTGCCGATTTAGCGGAATTTTTAACCAGAGTATCAAACAATGAGGATCTTTATATTAGCTTCTTATTACATAAAACAGCGGACATATATCCAATTGCGAATCAACTTTTAGTTGATCATATCTATAAAGATGACATATATTACGTAAAAAATCGGAAAACTCGTTCAATTGCTTCATTTGAATGTTATGTCTGTGAAAAAATAACCGAGAGATACAAACAAAAGGCAGAACAGCGAGAATTATATTGCAAAATCCCCCATTTTCCACCGGGTAATGTAACTTCTAATGCTATGCAACGAGTGTCAACATTTTTGGAACGAATGGAATTAGACTCTAAACGGGTAAGAAAGCTCATAACATGA
- the LOC131681986 gene encoding COP9 signalosome complex subunit 4 — protein sequence MAFSATALRNQLAALTNSSGIHKEQADKYRALLDQILLNTGNELVDTLKLFIEAIVNEHVSLVISRQILSDVSSHLTKLPDDISKAVSHFTLDKVQPRVISFEEQVASIRQHLAQIYERTQNWKEAANVLGGIPLETGQKPYSLDYKLETYLKIARLYLEDEDPVQAEAFINRASILQADTKDEKLQILYKVCYARVLDYRRKFIEAAQRYNELSYRTIVEEGERMTALKKALICTVLASAGQQRSRMLATLFKDERCQHLPAYSILEKMYLDRIIRRSELQDFEALLQAHQKASTIDGSTILDRAVFEHNLLSASKLYNNITFDELGSLLEIPPPKAERIASQMITEGRMNGYIDQIDGVVHFETREILPQWDKQIQSLCYQVNGLIEKISAAEPEWINKVMDEDMCT from the exons ATGGCTTTTTCCGCTACAGCACTTCGCAATCAGCTTGCTGCGCTGACAAACTCTTCCGGAATTCATAAAGAACAAGCAGATAAGTACCGAGCATTATTAGATCAAATATTACTCAACACTGGCAATGAACTTGTGGATACTTTGAAATTGTTTATTGAAGCAA TCGTAAATGAGCATGTCAGTCTTGTCATTTCTCGGCAAATACTGTCTGATGTAAGTTCTCATTTAACGAAACTACCGGATGATATTTCGAAAGCAGTGTCCCATTTCACTTTGGATAAAGTGCAACCACGTGTAATTTCTTTTGAGGAACAAGTTGCCAGTATCCGCCAGCATTTGGCACAAATATACGAACGAACTCAAAATTGGAAGGAAGCTGCAAATGTTCTTGGTGGAATACCGTTAGAAACGGGACAAAA GCCATACTCACTGGATTACAAATTAGAGACTTATTTGAAAATTGCTCGCCTATACTTGGAAGACGAGGACCCAGTTCAAGCTGAGGCGTTTATTAACCGCGCATCTATTCTCCAAGCCGATACAAAGGATGAAAAGTTACAAATATTGTATAAGGTTTGCTACGCACGGGTGCTGGACTACCGTCGTAAGTTTATCGAGGCTGCCCAACGCTACAACGAACTGTCCTACCGCACTATCGTGGAAGAGGGTGAACGCATGACTGCTTTGAAAAAAGCACTCATATGTACCGTTCTGGCTTCGGCTGGCCAACAAAGATCGCGCATGCTAGCTACTCTTTTCAAAGATGAGCGCTGTCAACACCTTCCTGCGTATTCCATTTTGGAGAAAATGTACTTGGACCGTATCATTCGCCGATCAGAACTGCAGGATTTTGAAGCCTTGCTTCAGGCTCACCAGAAGGCAAGCACCATTGATGGATCTACCATCCTCGATCGAGCGGTTTTCGAGCACAATCTATTGTCTGCTAGTAAATTATATAACAACATCACGTTTGATGAACTGGGATCGCTTCTGGAAATTCCGCCTCCTAAAGCGGAACGGATTGCTAGTCAAATGATAACCGAAGGACGTATGAATGGAtatatcgatcaaatcgatggcGTCGTCCACTTTGAGA cCCGTGAAATACTTCCTCAGTGGGACAAGCAGATTCAAAGCCTTTGCTATCAGGTGAACGGGTTGATTGAGAAAATCAGTGCTGCCGAACCGGAATGGATAAATAAGGTTATGGATGAAGATATGTGCACTTGA